The following coding sequences are from one Culex quinquefasciatus strain JHB chromosome 1, VPISU_Cqui_1.0_pri_paternal, whole genome shotgun sequence window:
- the LOC119771120 gene encoding geminin-like translates to MALESCSAEQQLEPPTSEKHKHTLVFSLGGKKRLQTSPEKAFGSKPTITEEDLTSAEGPSQQYWEVLAEKRRAALLESLSENMDLYEQLSSLKKELSTSKQMLQESRNIVEVLTEHGGGTSLEDDSGVVPEVPSDSDDDSL, encoded by the exons ATGGCATTAGAGTCATGCTCGGCAGAGCAGCAGTTAGAACCACCCACCTCGGAAAAGCACAAACACACGCTGGTCTTCTCTCTAGGCGGGAAAAAGCGCCTCCAG ACATCACCGGAGAAGGCGTTCGGCTCGAAACCTACCATCACCGAGGAGGACCTGACCTCGGCTGAAGGTCCCAGCCAGCAGTACTGGGAGGTGCTGGCCGAGAAGCGACGCGCCGCCCTCCTGGAATCCCTCTCGGAGAACATGGACCTGTACGAGCAGCTTTCGTCGCTCAAGAAGGAACTCAGCACGTCTAAACAGATGCTGCAGGAATCGCGCAATATCGTCGAAGTACTGACCGAGCACGGCGGCGGAACTAGCCTGGAAGATGACAGCGGCGTTGTGCCGGAAGTACCGAGCGACAGCGACGACGATTCGCTGTGA